From a single Bryobacter aggregatus MPL3 genomic region:
- a CDS encoding ADOP family duplicated permease, whose amino-acid sequence MLGDLAIAFRGLRRSPLFALLAIGTLSLGIGANATIFSVVNSVLLRPLAGFETNRIMRIQDAGHTGGLGFVDPEVFKIIRAQSKTLDQLSGMQFCPFTLEHDAEREQVWGPCVTSNWFALQHAQAMLGRTFLPEEHQPGRNKVVVLEHGFWQRRFGGRRDIVGQKILLDKSPWVVIGVMPPEFQPIGASASMIFTPYILDDQSAGLYVTGRLKPDTTPDQAQTELQFLSQQLRPTLPRFQDLKLKTTSVLEDITGPAAPLLRVLLGAVSLVLLIACANVANLLLARSRTREREMKIRTALGAPRWRIVRFLFAESLLLCLAARVAALVIAIVALSLARPLTATLPRAEEVSIDLRVFAWCLATGLLTAMLFGMVPAFQGTAAMGDRSSRRWQGFLVAAELALAFVLLLGSGLLLRTFVAMRSTNLGYDPQKVLTHFMAQPPSQDGSRTAGIALYARLREKLAALPGVLDVATVSTLPMGGVTMMMDVQPVGGAASRSTRQAALVIASDGYFRVARIPMRAGRSFTPTDREGSTPVVVVSESIATRYFAGKALGQRIVVPRIGYNVTGGGELHAEIVGVIGNICVNSFSDCEVEHIYLPESQAGLRMSYFLIRSSIAPMSLSSAVQRATAEESPLIPLDPPQTLEQRTGYLTDSVRRGMWLISIFAALAAVLAASGVYGVSSYLASLRRKEMGIRVALGAGFADIASLLYSQTLAMAIFGLAAGAIAGAWLTRFIETMLFKVSPNDPVTFGVVTVMLVAVVLLAATPPALRSGGMNVAAELRRE is encoded by the coding sequence ATGTTGGGTGATCTGGCTATCGCTTTTCGCGGACTCCGTCGTTCGCCGCTTTTTGCACTTCTTGCGATCGGCACCCTCTCTTTGGGCATCGGCGCCAATGCAACGATCTTCTCCGTGGTCAACTCTGTCTTACTCCGCCCGCTTGCGGGCTTCGAGACGAACCGGATCATGCGCATTCAGGACGCTGGTCATACCGGTGGACTTGGCTTTGTCGACCCGGAAGTCTTCAAAATCATTCGTGCCCAGTCGAAGACCTTGGACCAACTGTCTGGTATGCAATTCTGCCCATTCACTCTGGAGCATGATGCGGAACGAGAGCAGGTCTGGGGACCCTGTGTCACATCCAACTGGTTCGCCCTCCAGCACGCCCAGGCGATGCTGGGACGCACCTTTCTGCCGGAGGAGCATCAACCAGGTAGAAACAAAGTGGTCGTGTTGGAACACGGCTTCTGGCAGCGCCGCTTTGGCGGCAGGAGGGACATCGTTGGGCAGAAGATTCTTCTCGACAAATCCCCCTGGGTCGTCATCGGAGTGATGCCTCCCGAATTCCAGCCCATCGGTGCAAGTGCATCCATGATTTTCACGCCCTACATACTGGATGATCAATCCGCCGGGCTGTATGTGACTGGCCGGCTGAAGCCGGATACCACTCCAGACCAGGCTCAAACGGAACTGCAGTTTCTCTCCCAGCAACTCCGGCCGACGCTGCCCCGTTTTCAGGATCTGAAGTTGAAGACTACATCAGTTTTGGAAGACATCACCGGGCCCGCGGCACCCCTATTGCGCGTACTGCTGGGAGCCGTTTCGCTGGTCCTGTTGATTGCCTGTGCCAACGTTGCAAATCTTCTTCTTGCTCGATCAAGAACACGCGAGAGGGAGATGAAAATTCGAACTGCCCTGGGAGCGCCCCGATGGAGGATTGTGCGTTTCTTGTTTGCGGAATCGCTGCTCCTCTGTCTCGCGGCAAGGGTTGCGGCGCTTGTCATTGCAATCGTTGCGCTATCGCTTGCTCGTCCTCTGACTGCCACTCTTCCGCGGGCGGAAGAGGTGTCGATCGATCTTCGTGTATTCGCATGGTGTCTGGCTACAGGACTTCTCACCGCGATGCTCTTTGGTATGGTTCCGGCCTTTCAGGGGACGGCCGCTATGGGGGATCGATCCTCACGGCGATGGCAAGGCTTTCTAGTTGCTGCGGAGCTTGCTCTTGCCTTCGTCCTACTGCTCGGTTCCGGGTTACTCCTACGAACATTTGTTGCGATGAGAAGTACAAACCTGGGATACGATCCGCAGAAGGTCCTCACTCATTTCATGGCGCAACCGCCGTCACAGGATGGTTCCCGCACCGCTGGTATTGCGTTGTACGCCCGCTTGCGCGAAAAGCTGGCGGCGCTTCCGGGAGTTCTTGATGTTGCTACGGTGAGTACGCTTCCCATGGGCGGGGTAACGATGATGATGGATGTCCAGCCGGTAGGCGGAGCGGCAAGCCGAAGTACCAGACAGGCTGCACTAGTCATCGCGAGCGATGGCTACTTCCGGGTCGCCAGAATCCCGATGCGCGCTGGACGTAGCTTCACGCCAACGGATCGCGAAGGCAGCACTCCCGTAGTGGTGGTCAGCGAATCGATTGCGACGCGCTATTTCGCGGGGAAGGCCCTCGGCCAGCGGATTGTCGTTCCCCGGATTGGTTATAACGTGACCGGGGGCGGAGAACTCCACGCCGAGATTGTTGGTGTCATCGGGAATATTTGCGTCAACTCTTTCTCTGATTGCGAGGTTGAGCACATTTATCTTCCGGAGAGCCAGGCCGGGCTTCGGATGTCCTACTTCCTGATCCGTTCGAGCATTGCTCCCATGTCTCTGTCGTCGGCCGTCCAGAGAGCAACTGCGGAGGAGTCGCCACTGATCCCGCTAGATCCGCCTCAGACTCTTGAGCAACGCACCGGCTATCTCACCGATTCGGTGCGACGGGGGATGTGGTTGATCAGCATCTTCGCGGCTCTGGCGGCAGTTCTGGCTGCGAGCGGAGTCTACGGTGTTTCGAGCTATCTCGCCAGCTTGCGGCGCAAGGAGATGGGCATCCGGGTGGCGTTAGGTGCCGGCTTTGCTGACATCGCGAGCCTACTCTACAGCCAGACACTGGCGATGGCAATCTTTGGCCTCGCCGCCGGCGCCATCGCCGGTGCCTGGCTGACTCGTTTTATCGAGACGATGTTATTCAAGGTGAGTCCGAATGATCCCGTGACATTTGGAGTTGTTACTGTCATGTTGGTCGCAGTTGTATTGCTCGCTGCTACTCCGCCGGCGCTTCGTTCTGGTGGGATGAATGTAGCGGCTGAGCTGCGGCGCGAGTAG